The window TATCTTGCTATGAAGTAGTTGAACATCAGTTTTGAAATTCGAGAAACAGTATGCTAAATGGATGCAGTTTTATTTTCTCAGGCTCTCATTTGCATTGGCAGCAAGCAAACTTAAGGAGAAAGCTAGGATAATGGCCATGGATCTAAGAGGACATGGAAAGTCATCTACGCAAAATGATGTAGATTTGTCCATTGAGGTACTTATGAAATATGTATCTTGCTACTATGAGCTTCAGCATTTGATGCTTTTGAGACTCTTTTTGCTCCAATTCTCATGTTATGGTGGTCTTAATTGGTTGCAGACGCTATGCAGTGATGTGATTTCTATTTTGAAGACAATGTATGGAGATGCTCCGCCTGCAATTGTGCTTGTTGGTCACAGGTTGTACTCATGAAGTTAGTGCATCGATTATTTACGCCTTCTTTTGACTAGTTACTTCGTAGGGAATAACTTTATGAGTAGAGAAATATCTACTTACAGCACTAAAGGTGTATGCAATGCTGGAAGCAGAACAACTCCTAGGGGATCAGCCCCAAATAATTATTAGGTTGATATGCTAATCAAAAACATAGTTTTCAAGATCATACATTTTTGGGACTAATAAAGGATCTATCTTCAGAGGCTCTATATACAGCACTTTGTATTACATTCTGCCCTTGGTACACAAATCTAAAGTATCCATTTCTGTTCATGCCAAAATGTTTGATGTCTTCGCATTCATCTCTGTTGTGTTTAGCTAAATAAAAGATACTGTGTTATATCGTTTCTAAGTAGCTGCAAGCTAAGAGGCACAAAGCTTTTTACTTGGACGCAATTCCCTGGATAATGTTTTTACGTTAGCTCAGTAATTTAATAACTGAATTACTTCTATTAGTGTGGCAGTGGTCTGTAAACCAAACCGATATCTGTTGCATCCATCAGTCTGATGATTACTTGGAATTTTTACTCAATGATTTGCTGCATTTCCTCGCCTTTTTCCATTTTATATTCCAGTCTGAAGAGTCCTGCAATGTATCTTTCGTTGCTTTCTCCAATTTTTGGTTGGTCTGAATTCTTGTCATTTGTTCCTAGATATTTGTTACCAACAATGAAAATGGTTTGAGAGCAtaagaaaaggaaagaaacctTTATATGTTTTCCCTCGAAAGAAATTTTAGTCTTGTTATGAATTAACTATTTCAGCTTTTTATTTTGATTAACTGCATGCTTGGGTTAAATGTTTTCTGTACCACAAGTAAGAGGTGGTGCTTAGAGTTTTCTGTTTATGTCACAGTATGGGAGGTGCAGTTGCAATTCATGTTGCTGCAAAAAAATCACTTCCAAGTCTGGCTGGCTTGGTGGTTGTGGACGTTGTTGAGGTTGTCAATCTTTCTAACTTGTTAGAGATATGATTTTTGTTTCATTATGTACTGATTTCCTGATATATCAGGGTACAGCAATGGCATCATTGATTCATATGCAGAAGATTCTGTCGAACAGGATGCAGCATTTCTCGACCCCTGAAAAAGCGGTAACAATGCTTAGAACTCCTTCCGTTTCTGACAGCAGTTTGTTGAGGCTCTCaagtttttatttgaaaattttatGCATCTACAGATTGAATGGAGTGTCAAATCAGGCTCTTTGAGAAATATTGACTCTGCTCGTGTATCAATCCCCAGCACATTGAAATATGATGACTCAAAAAAATGGTGTGTAACCATGTGTATATTTgccatttctttccttctttttattttattttatttttattttaaggaTGGTAATGGGGAGCTCTTTCtttcagtgttttttttttttttttttcagacgtGTGATAGTAGACTGGGTTTCTAGATGTATTAATTTTTTTAGTTTCTGGTGTTGGCTTTTGACGCTTCTAATTACCCATTGCCAAACACTTGTACTGCAGTTACACGCATAGAGCAAGACTTGAAGAAACCGAACAGTATTGGAGAGGGTGGTATGATCTATTCTTTCTTCTTATCCACTCTAGCTCTTTTATATATCCTGACATATTGTGCTGTTTTAGAAATCACTGAATCTCGGATTTAGGGTCCTAGGAGACCATTTGGGACTGTGTTGCATCAATTGTCTAGCAATTAGCCTCCAGTTTATGGCAAAAAAAGCTGTTTTTTGGTTTTCTGTGCAATTTCAAAAccctttgaatttttttttttttttttttttttttggagaaggtAACAtattgtatatatttatataaacagCACCTGAGGTTGtgctgaaaccatatttacaagtgaaAGAAGAAAAACTGCTTCAGAAACCTAACAAAAAACAAGGGTGTATATCACTGAAGCAATATCTCCTGTATATACCAAAAGCAAAAGAGTCTAAAGCAATCCAACTTAATCTTCTGAACTGAATTGCTAATATCATCAAAACATCTGGAATTCCTCTCTTTCCATATTGTCCACCAAATACAAGCTGGGCAATCCTCCATCTATCTCTGTATATCAATCCTGCTCCTGCTTCTTCCCAGCTAAACAAGACTTCAATAATCTTCTTTGGCATTGTCCAAACAATGCATCTAAGGCTAATGAAGATCTTCCATAACATGTCTGTGACCCTGCAGTTTAGGAATAGATGGCTGACTGTCTCGGCTTCTTCACCACACAAGTAACACTTTGAACAAAGATTGATTTTCCTCTTGCTAAGGTTGTCATGTGTCAGCACCACTTCCCAAGCTATCAACCAGGAGAAGCAAGATACTTTGTATGGAATTGAAACTTTCCAAATGTTCTTCCATGGCCAGTTGGCCATCTGTTGGATATCTTTGTTGAGTAGCTTATATGCTGAACTGAATCTGAAGAGTCCTTTACTGTCTATTTGCCACCATAATCTATCAGGTCCCCCCTCTGTACCTTTGAATTCTTCCAATCTGCTGAACAGTTCTGCTAGTATATCCACTTACCAATCATTTAGGTTTCTTCTGAACTGAAAGTTCCATCCCTGTGTTGACCATGCTCTATCTACTGTTATCTCTTTCTGTAGGTCCAAGGCATAAATGCTTGGGAAAAGATCTTTTAGACATGAATTTCCTAGCCATTTGCCCCCCCAAAAAGATGTTTTACAACCATTGAATACCCTGATAGTAGGGTTAGCCTTCATTAAAGGCCAAAGTGCTCTAATAGATCTCCATAAACTCACTCCATAAGGGGAATTTACTTCCTTTGTTATCCAGTCGTTATCTTCACCATATTTTGCTCTGATTATGTCTACCCAGTAAGCTTGAGGATCCTGAGAGTATCTCCACAACCATTTCAATTTGAGTGCATTGCTCTGCCTTTTCAAATTTCTGATTCCTAAACCACCTTGTTTCTTCCCATGTATCAACTTGCACCATTCAAGTAGATGTATCCCTTTTTCTCCTTGTTGCCATTCCATAGGAAATCCCTTCTAATCTTGTCAATCCTCTGTATAACCCCAACTGGGATGGGAAATAGAGACATCATATAAACTGGCATTGCATTCAATACTGAGTTTATGAGAGTGATCCTGCTCCCCAAGGATAAATATTGAGCCTTCCACCCTGTCAACTTCTTCTCACACTTCTCAATTACTGAATCCCAAATTTCTTTAGACTTTGATTTGGCTCCCAAGGGCATTCCTAACTATGTAGTAGGCAGTGTACCTACTTCTCCTCCCAAAACCTGAATTAAAAGATCCATATTAGGCACAGAGTTAATAGGATACAAAAAACTCTTCCTCCAATTAATGTGCAACCCTGAGATGCCCTCAAACAAAACCAGAATTGTCCTGAGTACTCTGAGTTGGTCCTCTTCAGCATCACAGAAAATTAGTGTGTCATCAGCATATTGGAGGTGCGTGACTTCCTTGCTAAATTCCAAATTGCTGGCCATTTCAAATCATGACAGTCTCCCAGTTATTTTAGCAATTTTGATCATGCTGTTCAAACCTTCCATGACAAGAATGAGAAGAAAAGGAGATAAAGGGTCTCCGTGTCTTAAACCTCTCTGTGCCGAGAAAAATCCTTCAGGTCCTCCATTAATCAAGACTAAGAATTTAACAGTAGAGATAAAATAACTAATCCATCTGATCCATTTCTCCCCAAAACACGTACATTCTAACACCTTGAGAAGAAACTTCCAATTAACATGGCCATATGCTTTCTCAATGTCCAGCTTGCACAAGATCCCTGGCTTCCTCCTTTGCCTGTTATCTTGAAGGTTATGGTAGACCAATTCAATCAGTAAGATAGTGGTCACACTTAAAATTATTGCGTCAAGTCAAACATAATGTATTCAGTCCTTCATGATTAAGAAGTTACAGATTATGATGAACTTACTCCTTTAAATATGTAAGGAGTCTCTGAAGTCCAATACATTGAAAAAATCATGTATAATTTTCTTATTACACCAAATATTCAACAGTTGAAGACATCTAAATCTATACAAGATATTGCTTCTGATCTTTCTTCAGAACACCGATGATTTCTTTCTGATCAGACTGACTGTAGGATGCACATTGACGTTATAAACCTATGTTTTTCCTTGCCACTGTCCTTGCCAATTGGTTACAGCTGCCTTCACATTTCCTGACATCTATGTATCCGAGACAGATTCAAATATTGAAGGGGCCTTCAATCATTTAAGTGTCTGCAAAATACTTTCGTATCAAGTATTATTAGGATTTTAAAACTTAATGTTCTACATTAGTAGAGGTGAGTATTCTTTAACTGTTTCCCTTAAACAAAACCAAACCAAAAGGTGTTAAGACAGATACTTTTATGATTTATTATAAACATTAACAGCACTCAGAATGAAAAGGACCAATTGTTAAACTTATGATTGTTGGGCCCCGAGCTTGTGGTTGTACTCTATGTGTGTGTTCCATCGACTTAATCACATGATTGCAATGCAGAAGAAATGACTGATAATCTCTTAGCTAGTCTCAGAATATAGTACCTGCTGCACAAGTTAAAGCTCCTCTTTGAATGACTTTGTTTTTATTTAATTCCCTCAGGATTTCTTTAACTGCTAACTTCCTTTTAGAATGGCATTGACTAGTTTTTAGACTCGAGAAGTGTCTCTTGATTTTGCAGTCTGTGTCATGCTTCAAGAGCTCTGTCATTTAGCGCTGCTGCACAGAAAGCTGAGCGTCGTGTTTTCCATTTTCTAGCATATGCCAGTTTGAACctgaaatcatttttttttttaaaattagtttGAACCTGAAATTATAATACTCTTGTCTCAGGTATGAAGGCCTTTCAGAGAAGTTTTTGTCATCTCCTGTGCCAAAGTTATTGCTTTTAGCTGGGACAGACAGACTTGACAGGTTGTGTACTTTTCACTGTAGTAAAggttgtgtggattctatattgcatATGCATGCTAGCCTGCATGTGAAGCTTCTGTATGCGAGATGGTTCTGTATATTCCTGTTCTTTATATGTGGCTATGTATACGAGATTGTTCCTTATGTTCCTTTTCTGATATAACTTACTTACTAGTGAGTCGTGTTGGAACAATTAATGTGCATGGCTTTCCTAAACAATATTATGCTTGCAGTCTCACTTGTAATGAGGAATTACATGGTCATTCCCTCTCGCAAAAGTATCTCTAAATGATAGCCAATTTTATCCCAGTTAAATATCTATTGGTTGGGAATGTGTGCAATCCTAAACAGAAAGTAGAATTGCCAAAGTTTGCGTAGAATCTCTGGAGACTTGTCTCTGTTGAGTATATCAAGAAACGAGCAGCTAACAGCGGACATATCATTGGAAGTAATAGAGGACTGCCATTTATCTATCAATTACATAAAGGACTACCATTTCTATCATTGCCATTGCATGTCCATGAACTAAGAATAGAGGCCTGTAAACGCAATAGTAATATCATTTGTTTTCAGAAAAGTGTATTATCCTTTAGCAGTCTCCTTACTACCTCTAATGCAACTGAAATAGAACACAAGATATTAGAGAAAAAAGTGTTTTTATGCTCAACTCTATAACCCTCTTATATAGGGTTCTCCAACCATATCTAACGTAAACAACCAACATTTAGAACATGTAAGCAGAAACTACCTAGCTTCCAAGTATATAGATGTTGCTATGATTTTTATTAGATAACAGTTTTCTAGTGGAAATACCCTTCATTATAACTACCTTACTTTCTCTCACACAAAAACAAAGCAAAAAACTTTCATTGTAGAGCTTCGATATACCATTGGATTTGTTACAGTTGAGTTAGTTTGTATTTGTGTTTTCCATGATGCTGTTGTGTTGGActctttcaagattttttttttttcagatttaaTGTGCTTTGCAACCCAATGTCTTGATGAGATGCTAGGAAATAGAATCTCTATCAGGATAGCAGTTAAGATTTGATTTTGTTCTGGTGAAGGATTCTAAAACCTTATTTCATAACAACTGAGATGCTTAAAGCTAGAAGCACAAACTACATTGTTCTAGTTTGTGTTTTGACAAGGCATGAGACCAATTTGTTAACTGTTTCTCTTTATTGTCACAGAACCCTCACAATAGGTCAAATGCAAGGGAAGTTCCAAATGGTGGTCGTCAGACACACAGGCCATGCTATACAGGTCCATTTTGGTTTTCTTAAGATGCCAATTGGTTTTAATTTGGAATTGCAGTTCTGAATATTTGCTTGTCCTTTGAACACTGCAGGAAGATGTGCCTGATGAATTTGTCAATTTGATACTCAATTTTATTTCCCATAATCGAATAGGCCCACATGGAATTGAGGTTAGTTTGTTGAACTTGCTCTTGAACCATATTGTAGAGTCTACCATGATATTTAAAAATCCAAGAAGTTTGTATTATTCTTATTTGATCCTTTTTGGGTATGGTAGACTCCGGACCCTATGTTACCCCGGTGACTCAAAACCCCGACTTTATTGTTGAGGTAGAGGGTCTTTATCACTAGTCTATCCCTGGTTGAAATCCAAGCACTTGTGTTCTTCGATATCTTGGTTTCCTTTTGGAATAAATCATATTTTTGCAATGTTACATATAAGCATACATTTTCTTACAACTTCTGTGAAAATGCATTTTGATGGTGACTTTGTTTGCAGATACCTGGACTTCGTCGACCCCCTCAGTCAAAACCTTGAATACTGGACTGATGCAAAATAAGAATTTACTAGTTTGGATCTGTAACTTACTAGTATCGTTTGGGAGCATGTAGAATGGCTTTGGAGATGTTTGCGTGGAGATTGTACATAGAGGTGTCAGCTGTAATAAATGTTCTATTTGGCAAACAAGAGCATTTAGAATAGTTTAGCGTTTTGTTACTTATTAATGCAGGTATTTGAAAACACATGAACTTCCATGAATCAAGAACAATATGGCACTAGAAATGCTTTCCACTGACTGTCGACAAAATAATAATCGTACCCTCTTGTTGATTCATGATCCTTTACATGGAAAAGAGGTGGCTTAATTGGCACAAGGCTCACCAAGCCGATAATAACGGGTGGCATGCATTAGTAAAGCCCAATTTAACCAAAAAGTTTTAACAGTTACCATGATTTGCAAAATTTGATACGACTCAGCATACTTCTAATATCAATTGTGATCAGTGCCTAGAATTCATTCTTAGATCTCTGCTCTAGAAAGCTACACATATAACAATGAAGCGTACTTTGACCCCGAACACGACAAGGCTCGCTAAAGTGGTCAAGTTGAGCGAATTAACAATTGGTGAGAGGGAAGAGGGCCTTGGAGTTAGAAACTTGAGGCAACATAATTACAGTTTACGGATGAATAGTTATGGAGGTTTTCTTCAGAAGAACAGGCACTTTAGAAAGAAGTTATCAACGAAAATTTTGGATTGCAAGGGTGTTGGATCACTAAAGCTGTGAGCCTGTGACCAAGGATCGCTTTTTGGGAAGTAATTAGATTGGACATGGACCATGAAAAGATTAATTTTCAGATTTATATAGACTTTTATTGTTACCTGATTCCACTTTGGCTACTAACAGTGAACAAGATGATTGGCACTTCAATTTCAAGAGATATTTGAATGATTGGGAGTTGGAAAGACTAACTGAATTTTGAAGGATTGGAACAGAACCCCAACAAGCTCATGCAGAAAGCCCATAGTAAAGGTGGTATCTTTACAGTAAACTCTTGTTGTTCACAGTTGTCTTAGGATAGACATCAAGAAACTGGCTCCCATATAAATCCGTGTTGGACCGATCGATATACCAATAATCCAGTCTTCAGTCAACTAGTGGAATACATTTTATCAACTTGGGACTGGAGCATTAGCTGATCTGCTACGTCAACACCATTTTTTTGGCCATTGAAACAAAATAtgaaaaacaaatgctccttatAAGGTGGCTTCTTTCACTTGGTTGGTTGCTCAAAATGCTTGTTGAACACACGAAAATCTTCAAAGGAGAGGTTTTCAACTGTGTTCTAAATGTTATCTTTGCGGAGACAAGTTAGAGAGTGTTAATCACCTTTTACTGTATTAGCTTATCACGGATAACTCTGACAGTTATTTCGCAGTATGGTGGGCCTTTAGTGGATTATTCCAAGGCAGTCATGTGAGTTCTTTTAGTGTTGAACTATCAGAGGAAAGAAGTCCAAGTAAAAGAAATGATGACAGACTGCATtatcttttaaaaatattttaaaagagAAGAGACATTATCAAAAAAAATGATGACAGACTGTTCCGGCATGCTTATGGTGGACAAGATGAAGGAAGTGATGTTGAGATGGTTCAGACATATGAAGAGGAGGAGCGAGGATGCGTcggtgaggaggtgtgagaggttggtgttgacacctaatttttgacctcccgtaatttattttaatcactcagagtccttggataataaataaaatgagttgGGCATCTTGAAAGAtttaaataattttgtataaattGTCCAAGTCAGTCACTCCCCTAAATTGATAAAAGGGGATTTTCATGGCATCAtaaatttatttggaaattaatgggtacttttatgatattttatgagaggtttgttaaatttaattaagagagagagagagagagagagagagagaaagggtcTTTGTTTAGAAGAtatcatttatttaattgtttaaaattgTCAACAAACCAAAATTTTGTAAATACTTTATTCCTTTTAATCCATGAAGTTTGAGTAATTAACTATTTAATCCtttaaatttcaaatttttaTATAAGTTGCATGATTTGTCAAAAAAATGCATAATTgctcataaatgttttaattaggctaattaattaattaaatgataaTTATTGCAAATTGATATTTTTTATATATGAATATTTGCCATGATCGCAATTAACATAATCAGTTcatgatttaaagaaattagGGCCATcttttgtaaaattagcctcttaatggTTTTATTTAAAATAACCAGTTCATTGGTTCAAATCTGTTAAGGTCATTAATgtaatttaatttcaaaatttgcTAATTAGGCCAAGAAGGGTCGTAATTGAAATGATCAGCCAGATTAGAATTAATTAAGGCCATGTTCGTAATTTTaggcagtgttttaaaaggcgggggcatAAAGCAAGCATTTTACATTTTCCccggcgaggcgtaagccccgaagcacggggcgtaagccccacgGGTATATACTTTTAGTATTCGTAAAAtattataattacaataaatatttttaaataggtaaaattacataaaaaaaaataaaaaaaaattgtaaataaaTGATAATAGTAACATTAGTATTTATATTAGTGAGGATCAATTCAAGTCAATAAGATATTAGCCATGTGTTTTAAAGACATTACCTAGGATGTTATTataaaaactttatttaataatatgaagatttgagtAGTTTAGTTCAAAGTTTTAAAACGTAGAtagtgtttttttctttcttttgttatatatatatatatatatattgtacttcTTTTTACAATCTTCAATATTATTTAAAAGAAACTTAAACCATAAAATTCATCGGTAAAATTTTTTGGGGCCTCAAAAGTTAGAGGGTCTAAAACAAAAGCTTTACTAGCCTCACCCTTGAGCCACCCCTGCTTAcaacttttaattatatataacataatttacaAGTATAAAccatacaatgaaataaaagctattatggaatacaaatcaactctaacattttaacttttcaaacaataaaaaaatcacaatttcttaaaacaatattactatcatactattcactttatatcaataaactttatcagtattataattaaaacgtaattccttcatgaataaaatgaaaattactttcaaatagaaaaaataaaatatgataattttgatatatAGGACAAAAGActaatgacaagtgaaaatgtacgaATCgactatgtatttttaaaagaaatattaagtgatattcaccctcatgatgttctcaaatagtaaaaatgcaatactacgacttgtatcttcttatttctatagatgaaaaactattaagtatcatttatttgttaaagaattataaggtcaacgattttaattaaagaatttaatatataaattgtgtaagaactgttaggcgagccccgagcgttgggcgttaggcgtgtttagggcatACAGTCGGACGCTTAGGGTGTAAACCtcacaggaactaagccccgcacgtgagcCTCGGGGCGTTTTGTTAGTGCCTCGCCCCGAGGCGAGTCTTGAAActccttttaaaacactgatttttGGCCCATTAACAATTTGGTtgattttttaaactattttaataAAATGATTATGTCCTACTTTTTCCTATAATTAAAatttcatcaatatatatatatatatatatatatatatatatatatatatatatatatatatacacacacttagTGTATATATAAACGTATAGGCCTCCTTAATATTTTAAACTCGGATCGAGTCCAGCCCAAAGCCAGGCTGAGACCCGACCCAATTCATTTAAACGGATAAGAGGGggtattacccccccccccccccttttatttcatttccttttCTTATGCAAAatcaccccacccccaccccgcTTCTCTCTCATCCCTCTTTGGTGTAACCCTAGCGCCGCCTTCGATTTTTCACCGTCTCTTCCGCCAAAAATGGCAAGGTTGCAGAGAACACAACTATTGCATGATTATTATGGTGAAAGCATTAAATGTTCCACCCAATTTCATGTTCTTTTTACCCAAATACGGTAATGAATCTTTGTTTTActcatttttcagatttttcagtcaaaatcatgattttcttttgcttttaggttatgttgtttattattcTTCGCAAATTCCTATTGGTTCATGGTTGTTGGTTTAGATCGATCCAAGAAGGGTTAGATCTGACCGCATGT is drawn from Lycium barbarum isolate Lr01 chromosome 8, ASM1917538v2, whole genome shotgun sequence and contains these coding sequences:
- the LOC132606223 gene encoding uncharacterized protein LOC132606223; this translates as MDSSNLTSLPEEGSEETHNLPSAFSSVPSRPPIRKSSEKYAPLDWSDYFDQEDDIQIPDSDDVFHVYMAGTEGPVIFCLHGGGYSGLSFALAASKLKEKARIMAMDLRGHGKSSTQNDVDLSIETLCSDVISILKTMYGDAPPAIVLVGHSMGGAVAIHVAAKKSLPSLAGLVVVDVVEGTAMASLIHMQKILSNRMQHFSTPEKAIEWSVKSGSLRNIDSARVSIPSTLKYDDSKKCYTHRARLEETEQYWRGWYEGLSEKFLSSPVPKLLLLAGTDRLDRTLTIGQMQGKFQMVVVRHTGHAIQEDVPDEFVNLILNFISHNRIGPHGIEIPGLRRPPQSKP